A single genomic interval of Bacteroidetes bacterium GWF2_43_63 harbors:
- a CDS encoding pyridoxal-5-phosphate-dependent protein subunit beta: MLDHIVNPDIRKKAVKRFKEKGITLPTFAQMRNPDLIPADVTEKLKTIGLWDLNPLNLFRITWKNEPVKTGGGFGKVNYIEIPKEITGVKARIFLMVGKYFPTGAHKVGAAYGCLAPRIISGQFDPEYHKAVWPSTGNYCRGGAFDSYLMGVTAVAILPQEMSKERFEWLHEIGAEVYATPGCESNVKEIYDKCWDIRRNKPDHVILNQFDEFGNPVWHYNVTGPAIEEIFSYIKNDKSRLAAYISNTGSAGTIAAGDYLRTVFPHIKVAASEALQCPTLLNNGFGGHRIEGIGDKHVPWVHNVKNTDVVTAIDDEDCMRGIRLFNDPAGKKFLASVGIDADTINKLDYLGISGVANLISAIKTAKYFEMDENDVIITIATDSMEMYGSRLEELNAENGAYSEMQAARDFEKAFMGASVDYMKELTYTDRKAIHNLKYFTWVEQQEKPIDEINQLWYDQDLWPKLFAQAEKWDEMIEEFNQDVKKA; this comes from the coding sequence ATTCTTGATCACATTGTCAACCCAGACATTCGTAAAAAAGCTGTTAAAAGATTCAAGGAAAAAGGCATCACATTGCCAACATTTGCACAAATGCGCAATCCGGACCTGATTCCGGCCGATGTAACTGAAAAGCTAAAAACCATCGGGCTGTGGGATCTGAACCCACTGAACCTTTTTCGTATCACCTGGAAAAACGAGCCAGTAAAGACCGGGGGCGGTTTTGGAAAAGTAAATTATATTGAAATCCCAAAAGAAATCACTGGCGTCAAAGCCCGTATTTTTCTGATGGTTGGTAAATATTTCCCAACAGGCGCACACAAAGTTGGAGCTGCCTATGGCTGCCTTGCTCCCCGCATTATCAGTGGTCAGTTCGACCCCGAATATCACAAAGCAGTTTGGCCCAGCACCGGTAATTATTGCCGTGGCGGCGCTTTCGATTCATATCTCATGGGCGTCACTGCTGTGGCCATTCTGCCGCAGGAAATGAGCAAGGAGCGCTTCGAATGGCTGCATGAAATTGGCGCCGAAGTTTATGCAACACCGGGATGTGAATCCAACGTAAAAGAAATCTACGACAAATGCTGGGACATTCGCCGCAATAAACCCGATCACGTTATTCTGAATCAGTTTGACGAATTTGGAAATCCGGTTTGGCATTACAACGTGACAGGTCCTGCCATTGAAGAGATTTTCAGCTATATAAAAAATGACAAATCACGGCTTGCTGCCTATATCTCAAACACCGGGAGTGCCGGTACCATTGCTGCAGGCGATTATCTGAGAACTGTTTTTCCTCATATCAAAGTGGCCGCTTCCGAAGCACTACAATGCCCCACCCTGCTCAACAACGGCTTTGGCGGACACCGCATCGAAGGCATCGGCGACAAACATGTGCCTTGGGTTCATAATGTGAAAAACACCGATGTTGTTACAGCCATCGACGACGAAGACTGCATGCGCGGTATTCGCTTGTTCAACGATCCCGCCGGTAAAAAATTCCTGGCTTCGGTCGGTATTGATGCAGACACCATCAACAAACTGGATTACCTTGGTATATCTGGTGTTGCCAATTTAATTTCGGCCATCAAGACGGCAAAATATTTTGAAATGGACGAGAACGATGTAATCATCACCATCGCAACTGACAGCATGGAAATGTATGGTTCACGTCTCGAAGAACTGAATGCCGAAAATGGCGCTTACAGCGAAATGCAGGCTGCACGCGATTTCGAAAAAGCATTCATGGGCGCATCGGTCGATTATATGAAAGAGCTCACCTATACTGACCGCAAAGCCATTCACAACCTGAAATATTTCACCTGGGTTGAACAACAGGAAAAACCCATCGATGAAATCAATCAGTTGTGGTATGATCAGGATTTGTGGCCAAAACTGTTTGCTCAGGCCGAAAAATGGGATGAAATGATTGAGGAATTCAATCAGGACGTTAAAAAGGCTTAG
- a CDS encoding 16S rRNA (guanine(966)-N(2))-methyltransferase RsmD codes for MRIISGSLKGRTFSPPERSSVRPTTDMAKEGLFNILQHRVALEGITVIDLFSGTGSLSYEFVSRGAEMVFSVEKDAVMVDFVQSIAKKLNLKNIKAIRSDAYKFLALTAIKADIIFADPPYGTPGIQDIPELVFSKNILNEDGMLVVEHDSHLNFGAHPHFVEVRNYGKVYFSMFQ; via the coding sequence ATGCGTATAATCAGCGGCTCACTTAAAGGCAGAACATTCTCACCTCCTGAAAGATCGAGTGTGAGACCTACAACCGATATGGCCAAGGAAGGGCTTTTCAATATCCTTCAACACCGAGTGGCCCTTGAAGGCATTACTGTTATCGATTTGTTTTCAGGAACGGGTTCATTATCGTATGAATTCGTTTCTCGCGGAGCAGAAATGGTTTTTTCTGTTGAAAAAGATGCGGTGATGGTTGATTTCGTTCAATCAATTGCAAAAAAACTCAACCTCAAAAACATCAAAGCCATCCGCAGCGACGCCTATAAATTTCTGGCTCTCACTGCTATTAAGGCTGATATCATTTTTGCTGATCCGCCATACGGAACACCTGGTATTCAGGATATTCCGGAACTGGTTTTTAGCAAAAACATTCTAAACGAAGACGGGATGCTGGTTGTGGAACACGATAGTCATTTGAATTTCGGTGCCCATCCACATTTTGTTGAGGTAAGAAACTACGGTAAGGTTTACTTCTCGATGTTTCAATAA
- a CDS encoding NADP oxidoreductase, with product MSKPIVATTSLAGCFGCHMSLLDIDDRILKLIELVEFNKSPIDDIKTFTKQCDIGIIEGGCCNSENVHVLKEFRKNCKILISLGECAIMGGLPAMRNGIPVKECLDEAYLGGPTVGLNTEKIMPNDEELPMILDKVYPCHEIVKIDYYLPGCAPRADLIWEAVAALVTGNPMNLPYEVVKFD from the coding sequence ATGAGTAAACCAATTGTAGCAACAACTTCCTTAGCCGGATGCTTCGGATGTCATATGTCATTACTCGATATAGATGACAGAATTCTGAAACTCATTGAACTCGTTGAATTCAACAAGTCCCCCATTGATGATATCAAGACTTTCACCAAACAGTGTGATATCGGTATCATTGAAGGTGGCTGCTGCAACAGCGAAAACGTTCATGTTCTGAAAGAATTCCGCAAAAATTGCAAAATTCTGATTTCACTGGGCGAATGTGCTATCATGGGCGGACTGCCTGCCATGCGCAACGGAATCCCTGTTAAAGAATGTCTGGATGAAGCGTATCTGGGTGGACCAACAGTAGGTCTGAACACCGAGAAGATCATGCCCAATGATGAAGAGCTTCCAATGATTCTTGACAAAGTATATCCTTGCCACGAAATCGTGAAGATCGATTATTATCTGCCGGGATGCGCACCACGCGCCGACCTTATCTGGGAAGCCGTAGCAGCACTTGTGACCGGAAACCCGATGAATCTCCCGTACGAAGTGGTGAAATTTGATTAA
- a CDS encoding threonine synthase, with protein sequence MQRKYYFKCTDCGAEFHDADFMYLCPFCAAKNQPGQPPRGVLKTLYDFEELKNRFQKDHSFFTSQQWLPLLPIEKAESLGHLAVGNTPLIPVNELNGKKLPFNLALKDDSRNPTFSFKDRASVLVSAYAKEHGIDTIIAASTGNAGSSLAGICASQKQKAIICVPAAAPKAKLTQILMYGAQIVPVAGTYDDAFDLSVALTEKTGIFNRNTAYNPFTIEGKKTVSFELFIQYGNKVPDKVFVPVGDGVIISGVYKGFEDLLELGLIDHMPVIVAVQAEGSNNIVNNLHAEKFVSQPSNTIADSISVDIPRNFRMARKFLKEYNGETVEVSDSKILDASKSLSSNTGVFAEPAAATAFAGLLKQINEGKISAAENVCVLLTGSGLKDVNAVQSVINIPDAVNPEKFLEDFNYKS encoded by the coding sequence ATGCAACGCAAATATTATTTCAAATGCACCGATTGCGGCGCAGAGTTTCATGATGCCGATTTCATGTATCTCTGCCCGTTCTGTGCTGCAAAGAATCAACCCGGACAACCACCCAGAGGGGTGTTGAAAACGTTGTATGATTTTGAGGAATTGAAAAATCGATTTCAAAAAGATCATTCGTTTTTTACTTCGCAGCAGTGGTTGCCTTTATTGCCGATTGAAAAAGCAGAATCGCTCGGACATCTTGCAGTCGGAAATACGCCTTTGATTCCGGTGAATGAACTCAACGGCAAGAAACTTCCGTTCAATCTTGCACTGAAAGATGATTCTCGTAATCCGACATTCTCATTCAAGGATCGGGCATCGGTGCTGGTTTCGGCGTATGCAAAGGAACATGGCATTGACACAATTATCGCTGCATCGACCGGAAATGCCGGCTCTTCATTGGCCGGAATCTGTGCTTCGCAAAAACAAAAAGCAATCATTTGTGTTCCTGCTGCGGCTCCCAAAGCTAAGTTGACACAGATACTGATGTACGGAGCACAGATTGTACCCGTGGCGGGAACCTACGATGACGCCTTCGATCTCAGCGTAGCACTCACTGAAAAAACGGGAATATTCAACCGCAATACGGCTTATAATCCTTTCACAATCGAAGGAAAGAAGACGGTTTCATTTGAATTGTTCATTCAATATGGAAATAAAGTTCCGGATAAAGTTTTTGTTCCGGTTGGCGATGGTGTAATCATTTCCGGCGTTTACAAAGGGTTTGAAGATCTTCTGGAACTCGGACTCATCGATCACATGCCAGTTATCGTAGCTGTGCAAGCTGAAGGGAGCAACAATATTGTGAACAATCTGCATGCTGAAAAGTTTGTTTCACAACCATCCAACACAATTGCAGACTCGATTTCCGTGGACATTCCACGCAATTTCAGAATGGCCAGAAAATTCCTCAAAGAATACAATGGTGAAACTGTCGAAGTGAGTGATTCGAAAATTCTGGATGCATCTAAATCATTGAGCTCCAACACGGGCGTTTTCGCAGAACCCGCAGCAGCAACGGCTTTTGCAGGTCTGCTTAAACAAATCAATGAAGGTAAAATTTCTGCTGCTGAAAATGTTTGTGTCTTACTTACCGGCAGCGGATTGAAAGACGTAAATGCCGTGCAGTCTGTAATCAATATTCCTGATGCTGTGAATCCTGAAAAATTCCTTGAAGATTTCAATTATAAAAGTTGA
- a CDS encoding NADP oxidoreductase: MSETVKFTIDGKECTSQKGQYLVDAAADNGVYVPVLCHMRDVVAAGSCRICTVKVNGRNMAACTTPVEEGMAVENNSAELTDIRKAIVEMLFVEGNHFCPACEKSGNCDLQALGYKYQMMVPRFPYAFERRDIEARAPKIYLERNRCIFCKRCVRVIKDNDGKSIFAFKGRGQHLEISIDLKLAANMTDEMAQKAMDICPVGCILKKEVGFIDPIGKRKYDMNVIGSDIEKITK, encoded by the coding sequence ATGAGTGAAACAGTAAAATTCACGATTGACGGCAAGGAATGCACCAGCCAGAAAGGCCAGTATCTTGTAGATGCAGCTGCTGACAACGGTGTTTACGTTCCTGTGCTTTGTCACATGAGAGACGTTGTAGCTGCCGGTTCCTGCCGTATATGCACCGTAAAGGTGAATGGTCGTAACATGGCTGCCTGCACCACCCCAGTTGAAGAAGGTATGGCTGTTGAAAACAATTCGGCCGAACTCACCGATATTCGCAAAGCAATTGTTGAAATGCTTTTTGTTGAAGGAAACCATTTCTGTCCTGCATGCGAAAAGAGCGGTAACTGCGATCTTCAGGCATTGGGATACAAGTATCAGATGATGGTACCTCGTTTTCCTTACGCATTTGAGCGCAGAGACATTGAAGCCAGAGCCCCCAAAATTTATTTGGAGCGCAATCGCTGCATATTCTGCAAAAGATGTGTTCGCGTAATAAAAGATAATGATGGCAAGAGCATCTTTGCATTCAAAGGCAGAGGCCAGCACCTTGAAATCTCAATCGACCTTAAATTAGCCGCTAATATGACCGACGAAATGGCACAGAAAGCCATGGATATCTGCCCAGTTGGCTGTATTCTGAAAAAAGAAGTTGGATTCATCGATCCGATTGGCAAACGCAAGTATGACATGAATGTCATTGGATCTGATATTGAAAAAATCACCAAATAA
- a CDS encoding NADP oxidoreductase, with the protein MAQKVTIEPVTRVEGHGKVTIQLDDNMNVTQSRLHIVEFRGFERFVQGRPYWEAPVLVQRLCGICPVSHHLAAAKALDVIVGAGTGLGLTATGEKMRRLMHYGQMFQSHALHFFHLSSPDFLLGYDADPAIRNVIGVALNFPDLAVQGVMMRKYGQEIIERTAGKKVHGTGAIPGGINKCLSADEKAFLMNGSDIMNIEKMIAWADGALQFFKDYYMKNKAMIDGFAYFPSNHLSLVRKDGALDLYHGVLRAVDAEGNRILDDVDYQEYNKYIEEEVRSWSYMKFPYLKHLGKEKGWYRVGPLARLNTCDFIPTPMAQKEFEFYKSQTNGKPDNYCMHMHWARLIELLHSAEVIKDLLNDPDILKNDNLVTKGTKLSEGVGVIEAPRGTLFHHYRINENDQITMANLIVSTTNNNEPMNQSVNFVARRMMTGQKEITEPMKNQVEMAIRAYDPCLSCATHALGQMPLDIKLVDSKGDVLDHYKS; encoded by the coding sequence ATGGCACAAAAAGTAACAATAGAACCTGTAACCCGCGTTGAAGGCCACGGAAAAGTGACCATTCAACTCGATGATAATATGAACGTAACCCAGTCGCGTCTTCATATTGTTGAATTCCGCGGATTTGAACGTTTCGTTCAGGGCCGCCCTTACTGGGAAGCTCCTGTTCTTGTTCAGCGCCTGTGCGGTATTTGCCCTGTAAGTCACCACCTCGCTGCTGCAAAAGCATTGGACGTGATTGTTGGCGCAGGAACCGGACTCGGACTGACTGCAACCGGAGAAAAAATGCGTCGTCTGATGCATTACGGACAGATGTTTCAGTCACATGCACTGCATTTTTTCCACCTCTCATCACCTGATTTTCTGCTCGGATACGATGCAGATCCTGCAATCCGCAACGTAATCGGTGTAGCTCTCAATTTCCCGGATCTCGCTGTTCAGGGTGTGATGATGCGTAAATACGGTCAGGAAATAATCGAGCGCACAGCTGGAAAGAAAGTTCACGGTACCGGCGCTATCCCTGGTGGTATCAACAAATGTCTGAGTGCTGATGAAAAAGCATTTCTGATGAATGGATCAGACATTATGAACATCGAAAAGATGATTGCATGGGCCGATGGTGCACTGCAGTTCTTCAAGGATTATTACATGAAAAATAAAGCCATGATTGATGGCTTTGCGTATTTCCCCTCAAATCACTTGAGTCTTGTCCGCAAAGACGGAGCCCTCGATCTCTATCACGGTGTTCTCCGTGCTGTTGATGCTGAAGGTAACAGAATTCTGGACGATGTTGACTATCAGGAATACAACAAATACATTGAGGAAGAAGTTCGCTCATGGAGCTATATGAAGTTCCCATACCTGAAACATTTGGGTAAGGAAAAAGGCTGGTATCGCGTAGGACCACTTGCTCGTCTGAACACCTGCGATTTCATTCCGACACCGATGGCACAGAAGGAATTCGAATTCTACAAATCACAGACAAACGGAAAACCCGACAATTATTGCATGCACATGCATTGGGCTCGTTTGATAGAATTGTTGCATTCTGCTGAAGTGATCAAGGATCTGCTCAATGATCCAGACATCTTGAAGAATGATAATCTGGTGACCAAAGGAACCAAGCTGAGCGAAGGCGTTGGTGTGATCGAAGCTCCACGCGGAACTTTATTCCATCATTACAGAATCAACGAGAACGACCAGATTACCATGGCCAACCTCATCGTATCTACAACCAACAACAATGAGCCGATGAATCAGTCGGTGAATTTTGTTGCCAGAAGAATGATGACCGGCCAGAAGGAAATCACCGAGCCGATGAAGAACCAGGTTGAAATGGCTATCCGCGCTTATGACCCGTGTCTGAGCTGCGCTACCCATGCGCTTGGCCAGATGCCGCTCGATATCAAACTTGTTGACTCAAAAGGAGATGTTTTG